One window of Hujiaoplasma nucleasis genomic DNA carries:
- a CDS encoding SdpI family protein has translation MLYWTIIGVWIFLETFVVLKIILGIIFFKFTPKRNGIFGFRTEKSLSSEKIWKIANVEFGKLFIFFGVIELFTSLSTLGLTFQGFERVDETIIPLIYLLIYIITTWFTVIFVIRKIKNIDN, from the coding sequence ATGCTATATTGGACAATAATTGGTGTTTGGATTTTTTTAGAAACTTTTGTGGTTCTAAAGATAATCTTAGGAATTATATTTTTCAAATTTACACCAAAAAGAAATGGAATATTTGGATTTAGAACTGAAAAGTCTTTGTCGAGTGAAAAGATATGGAAAATTGCAAATGTTGAATTTGGTAAATTATTTATTTTTTTTGGAGTTATCGAATTATTTACTTCATTATCAACGTTAGGTTTGACTTTTCAAGGTTTTGAGCGTGTTGATGAAACTATAATTCCATTGATATATTTATTAATATATATAATTACAACATGGTTTACTGTGATATTCGTTATAAGAAAGATCAAAAATATTGATAACTAA
- a CDS encoding EamA family transporter: MLSKGNPLHVVVIKGLGSGLGSLIIALVVNQASVVWYFVILALLLGFVSYGMSLYFYISAQRQLGAARTSAFYAIAPFVGSIFSFIVLKDSLSIVFGIAFILMIFGTYLAIKENNSHQNNSTNDLHIF, encoded by the coding sequence TGTTGTTATTAAAGGTCTAGGCTCAGGTTTGGGGTCGTTGATTATCGCATTAGTAGTGAATCAAGCATCTGTAGTATGGTATTTTGTTATACTGGCGTTATTACTTGGATTCGTTTCTTACGGAATGAGTTTGTACTTTTATATTAGTGCACAAAGACAACTTGGGGCAGCTAGAACCAGTGCATTCTATGCTATTGCACCTTTTGTTGGATCCATTTTCTCTTTTATTGTGCTAAAAGATTCGTTGTCTATAGTTTTTGGGATAGCGTTTATATTAATGATTTTCGGAACATACTTGGCAATCAAAGAAAACAATTCTCATCAAAATAACTCAACAAATGATTTGCATATTTTTTGA